Genomic window (Halococcus saccharolyticus DSM 5350):
AGGCCCACAACGAGGACGTGATCGAGACACCGGTCGGATTCAAGTGGGTCGCAGAGGCGATGGGCGAGGCCGAGGCCCTGATGGGCGGCGAGGAGTCGGGCGGGTTCTCGATCCGCGGCCACGTCCGCGAGAAGGACGGCGTGTTGCTGGCGCTGCTCGCGGCGGCCGCCGCACAGGAAACACCGCTCGACGACCGGGTGGACCGGCTGTTCGACGAGCACGGCGCGATCCGCCAGGCGAAGATCAGCGTCGACTGCCCCGACGACGAGAAGGCGCGCGTGCTCGACGATCTGGAGGGGGAGCTGCCCGAGCGGGTCGCAGGCGAGTCGGTCGCCGAGGTGGTCACGAAGGACGGGTTCAAGATCCTGCTGGAGAGCGGTGCGTGGCTGCTGGCTCGGCCGAGCGGGACCGAACCCGTCCTTCGGGTGTACGCCGAAGCCGAGAGTGAGGGACGGGTCGACGAACTGCTCGACGCCGGCCGGGACCTCGTCGCGCCGCTCGTATAGGACCGAAGAAGTATATTCCACGAGCGGGTTCCGGACAGTCATGAACCAGACGGTTGTCGACCTACTAGAGCGAAACGCCGATCACGCCGAGGAATTCGAATCGCGATTCGACGACGTACAGGACTCACAGCACCCAGCAGTCGTCACGGTCTGCTGTTCCGATTCGCGCGTTCTCCAGGATCACATGTGGGAGAACGACGAGCCCGGACACGTCTTCACCTGTGCCAACATCGGGAATCGAGTATGCCAGCGGACCGACGCCGACGAGGTCGTCTCGGGAGATGTCCTGTACCCGATCGCCCACACCGGCACCGAGACCGCCGTCGTGGTCGGCCATACCGGCTGTGGAGCCGTCACCGCGGCGTACGACGCCATCACCGGCGACGCAGCCGGCGAGCCCGCTGGGATCGAACACGCTATCGGACTGCTGACACCACACCTCGAAGCGGGCGTCGAGGCGCTCCCCGCGGACGTGAGTCGCACCGAGGCCATCAACCAGCTCGTCGAGTACAACGTCGACCGCCAAGTAGCGGCGCTCCTCGAGAGCGAAGCGGTCCCCGACAGCGTCGATGTCGTCGGCGTCGTCTACGATTTTCAGGACGTCTACGCCGAGCGTCGGGGCGAGGTCCACGTCGTCAACGTCGACGGCGAGACCGAGGTCGACGCGCTGCGCGACATCCATTCCGAGATCGCCGCACGGATCGAGCGGCGGTGGGAGTACTGAGTGCGGGCGTAAGCCGCCACACGATCACGGCGGACGAATCGGCGAAAACGTTTTGCGGGCGAACGAAAAATCGTGAGTGATAGGACCGGGCCATGATCGATCTCACTCTCGATGTCGAGCAGTACGACTGTCCGTATATCGCCACGACCGACGATCACGACGTGGCGTTCTCGACGCTCAACTGGGAGTTCGACCGCACAGTGGAACGGCTCGAAACCAGGATGGTGGTCGACGGTGGCGACCGCGCAACCCTCGATCGCGGCCTCGCGACGCTCCGCGAACACGACCAGATCCACGAGTACGAGCTGGTGGCCAAACGCGACGGTGTCGCCCGGATCCGCTCGACGATCCCGACCACGAACGCGATGGGCGTGATCCGCGATCACGACGGCTACGTCACCGGACCGTTCCACATCGAATCGGGGAGCGAGCGCTGGCAGGTGGGGTTCGACGGCGAGGGGGCTGCCGAGGCCGCGTTGTCGGCGCTGGAAGCCGACAACGAGTTCGCGGTCGAGGCGCGCGAGGAGATCGGCCTCCCCGAGATGGGCGGCTACGTCCAGTCGGTGGGTGCGGCGATGACGCTCGTGGACGGCTGCCGTGACCTCTCCGAAACCGAGCGCCAGACCCTCGAAGCCGCCGTCGACGGTGGCTACTTCGACCGCCCGCGCAGCGCCGATCTCGGGGCGCTCGCCGACGAGTTCGACGTCTCGAAGCCCGCGGTCTCGAACACCCTCCGGCGCGGCCAGGAACGCGTGCTCTCGCGGGTGGTCGACGCGCTAAACGACCTCGACGAACGACCGGAATCGCCAAACTGACTCACCTGGTTTGAGAGACGATCGCTTCGCGGCAGGCCTGTAGATCAGGCTCGGGCTTGCCCCAGTATCTCTTCGCGGGCCTCCCGAGCACACTCGCGATTCCCCCGACCAAAATGGAGCGTGTTCTCGTTCACCGGATCGCTGAGCAGCCCGCCCGCGTCGACCTCGACGCCGGTTTGTTCTATCTGGAGGTAGCCGATGGTGATTCCCTCCGAGTAGTCGACCCCACGGATCTCGTCACTCGAAATCGTCTTGTCGTCGAACTTCGAGCGCCCGGCGCGTTCGATAACCACCCGATCCTCGTACACGGACAGGGTTCCGTCCTGAAACGCACAGACGACGATGGCGTCGGCGTGTTCCTCAACTGGGTCGGTGCCATCCTCTCCGGTCTCCCTGCCGCCCCTGCTCCACGGGAGGTCGACCATGACGTTCGTACATTGGAACGCGCAAAAAGCGTTCGTCCGTCGAAAGCGACAGTATCGTGTCGGCGGAACGTACCGACCACTGCACACCGCACCCTCCGGCAGCACTTCACGTCCGGTCGTGGAAGCGGTTCACGGCGTCGTAGAGCGCGCGGCGACGCTCGCTGTGCATGGCGTAGTGGTCCGCGCCCGCGAGTTCGAGGTACTCTGCATCGGGAGTGCCGAGTTCGTCGTACAGTGCGGTCGCGTCCGCGCGCCACGAGATTTCGTCGTCGGAGCCGCGAACGACGAGCGTCGGGACGTCGATGTTCACCGCGTCGTACGGCGGATCGTCGGCACAGCAGTCGGCGAAGTCCGCGAGCGCGCCCGTCTGAGCGATGTACCGGTTCTCGTCGACACCCTGGTTCGACTCGATCTGCGTTCGCCAGATCGCCTCGAACAGCGCGTCCGTGTCCTCACCTTGCCGGCTCTCGACGGTTGCGCGGTCCTGGTAGTAGTACGCGTCGAGGTCGGGGTCGAGCCCGAGCGCCGCGAGGCCGTCTTCGACGTCGTACGGCGTCCGGTAGACCGGCGCGCACTGGACCAAGGAAGCCACAGCGGGATCATCACGCTCGACCAGCCGTCCGCAGATATTTGTCCCCCACGAGACGCCGACGAGGTGCACAGTGTCGAACCGCTCGCGAACGTACCCGAGCGCGTCGGCAGCGTCGTTCGCGGCGAGGTCCGCACGAACCGGCGGGCCGTTTTCCTCGGGTGGTTCGCACAGTTCTGCAGGGCGGTCGCTGTCGCCGTACCCCCGGATGTCGAGCGCGAACGACGTGCGACCCCGTTCTCCAGGGGCGGCGAGCCACGAGTACGAGTCGTCGCCCGTGACCGGCGGGGCGAACAGCGCCCGGGCGCAGGTAATGCTACCGTGGACGAAGAGCACGGCCTCGCCGTCGTTCGTGTCGGAGGACCGTTCCCAGAGATTGAGCGAGAGACCGTCGCGCGCCGCCACGTCGTGAGTCTGAAGCGCCATGTTGACACCGCAATCCCAGACACCGAATAGAGTGTGGTTCACATGTTAGCATGCACGTCCACGCAGATCGGCGTGGTCAGGTGGATTAACATGTGAACATCGGGGTTGACACTTTGAAAGAGATATCGTACCATGTGTCATGAATATGACCGTCACCGATACGCCGAAGGACGAAGGTGCATACACTCTCCAGCGCTATAACAATCAAGCGCGTTCGGAGATGACGCTCGCCAACGGCGTCCCGAACGACAGCTGGGACGCGGCGATCAAGCCGAGCGACCCGATCGCGAGCGTCCCGGCGGATCAGACCATCATTCCCGAGAGTAGCTCCGAGATGGGCTGTTCGCTCTGAGTCCCCCATGTTGAGGACACGAGGACTCACGAAGCAGTTCGGGGGGCTAATCGCGGTCGATGACGTCGATTTCGCGCTCGGCGACGAACTCTGCTCGCTGATCGGGCCGAACGGCGCGGGCAAGACCACGTTCTGCGATCTGCTGACCGGCGCGCTCGAACCTACCGCCGGAACGATCGAGCTCGCGGGCGATCTCGACGTCCTCCTGCTCGACGAACCTAACGCAGGCGTGTCGAGCGAGAGCGTCGACGAGATCATCGCGCTGATCGACGACGTGGCCGACGATCACGCCGTACTGTTGGTCGAGCACAACATGGACGTCGTGATGAACGTCTCCGATCGGGTGGTCGTCCTCCATCAAGGGACGATCATCGCCGACGGCGATCTCGAGACCGTCAGGAACGATCCCGCCGTCCAGGAGGCGTATCTCGGTGGGGACGAGCCAGATGCGGACAACACGGGCGAGACAAACGCAACCGACACGGAGGGAAGCGCGGCGTGAGCGCCGACACGCAGCCGGACTCGGCAGATGGTGAGGCGATCGGAGCAGCCACTACGGCCGACGATGGATCGGAGCCGCTGCTCGCCCTCCGTGACGTCCACACCTACTACGGCGAGAGCCACGTGCTCGAAGGCGTCTCGCTCGATGTGAAAGAGGGTGAGGTGGTGGCGCTCGTCGGGCGCAACGGCGTCGGAAAGACCACGACGCTGCGCTCGATCCTCCAGCTCACCTCGCCGCGCGAGGAATCGATTCGATATCGCGACATGGAGTTTATCGAGCGGCGAACCCACGGGGTCGCGGGACAGGGCATCGGCTGGATTCCCGAGGAACGGCGGATTTTCTCCGAACTCACCGTCGCGGAGAACGTCCGGATCGCCGCGCCCGCCGACGAGACGGAACGCGCCCGGACGACTGCCTTCGAGACGTTCCCGGACCTCGAACGGTTCAGTGATCGGAAGGCGGGAACGCTCTCGGGCGGCCAACAGCAGATACTCGCGATCGCGCGCGGGCTCGTCGGCGGGAACGATCTCCTCGTCGACGAACCGAGCTCGTCGGCGGGGTCACGGTTCAGGGAGCGATCGAGGCGTTTCTCAATGGCCACGCTACCCTCTACCTCGGGCTGTTGTTCGTGGTCT
Coding sequences:
- a CDS encoding carbonic anhydrase, whose translation is MNQTVVDLLERNADHAEEFESRFDDVQDSQHPAVVTVCCSDSRVLQDHMWENDEPGHVFTCANIGNRVCQRTDADEVVSGDVLYPIAHTGTETAVVVGHTGCGAVTAAYDAITGDAAGEPAGIEHAIGLLTPHLEAGVEALPADVSRTEAINQLVEYNVDRQVAALLESEAVPDSVDVVGVVYDFQDVYAERRGEVHVVNVDGETEVDALRDIHSEIAARIERRWEY
- a CDS encoding alpha/beta hydrolase, with the translated sequence MALQTHDVAARDGLSLNLWERSSDTNDGEAVLFVHGSITCARALFAPPVTGDDSYSWLAAPGERGRTSFALDIRGYGDSDRPAELCEPPEENGPPVRADLAANDAADALGYVRERFDTVHLVGVSWGTNICGRLVERDDPAVASLVQCAPVYRTPYDVEDGLAALGLDPDLDAYYYQDRATVESRQGEDTDALFEAIWRTQIESNQGVDENRYIAQTGALADFADCCADDPPYDAVNIDVPTLVVRGSDDEISWRADATALYDELGTPDAEYLELAGADHYAMHSERRRALYDAVNRFHDRT
- a CDS encoding ABC transporter ATP-binding protein; the encoded protein is MGAATTADDGSEPLLALRDVHTYYGESHVLEGVSLDVKEGEVVALVGRNGVGKTTTLRSILQLTSPREESIRYRDMEFIERRTHGVAGQGIGWIPEERRIFSELTVAENVRIAAPADETERARTTAFETFPDLERFSDRKAGTLSGGQQQILAIARGLVGGNDLLVDEPSSSAGSRFRERSRRFSMATLPSTSGCCSWSPCSTFRTDCWARSGIESAERSPRGRLAGSNDAAEPNSTMITNRPRSVGRSEAGAGRPTNGRRSIEASTTHRVRMQRTRETTQRRQRNEH
- a CDS encoding ABC transporter ATP-binding protein C-terminal domain-containing protein is translated as MLRTRGLTKQFGGLIAVDDVDFALGDELCSLIGPNGAGKTTFCDLLTGALEPTAGTIELAGDLDVLLLDEPNAGVSSESVDEIIALIDDVADDHAVLLVEHNMDVVMNVSDRVVVLHQGTIIADGDLETVRNDPAVQEAYLGGDEPDADNTGETNATDTEGSAA
- a CDS encoding helix-turn-helix domain-containing protein; its protein translation is MIDLTLDVEQYDCPYIATTDDHDVAFSTLNWEFDRTVERLETRMVVDGGDRATLDRGLATLREHDQIHEYELVAKRDGVARIRSTIPTTNAMGVIRDHDGYVTGPFHIESGSERWQVGFDGEGAAEAALSALEADNEFAVEAREEIGLPEMGGYVQSVGAAMTLVDGCRDLSETERQTLEAAVDGGYFDRPRSADLGALADEFDVSKPAVSNTLRRGQERVLSRVVDALNDLDERPESPN